DNA from Nitrospirota bacterium:
GTCTGCCTGTTCCATAGAGGTTTTAAAGCTGTATTTGAAAAATGAGGCGTGTGGCAGAATACGCATATTTCTTCTCCAGCAGTGCTAATATCGTGCTTTGAACCCACGATGCTTGCGCCATATGCCAGTACAGCTATCATGGGCATTAGGAAAATTATTAAAAAAATTAGTTTTGCATTAATTTTCATAGATTGCACCAGCCTTTGTGTAACAATTAGCAAAAAACATTCCAGAATAAAGACAAGGCAGCTCAATAACTAAAGGGGGTTTTAATGTCATTGCGAGGAAAAGATAGATTCCTCACCTGTCATTGCGAGGCACATGAAATGAGCCGAAGCAATCTCATGACAGTTGCGGTAAACAAAAATTTAATACCCTTATTTTATTTACCTTTACCTTTTCCTGTCTTTTATCGTGGGATTTTACGCAAAGTGTGTGCAAATGCGCAGAAAATTTTACGGAATGGGCGAGAAGTTTTCTGCAAAATCTGTAATAAAACGTTTCATTTCCTCTGGCATGGAGGCGTGTATGGACTTAATCTGCGAGCCGATACAGGAATGCTCCATCAGAAGCTTCATGACAGCTGTCATGTAGTCTCTTTTGAATACAGTCATGCTTTTTAGTTTTGAAAACTTGTCCATATAAAAAATTCTCGTGGCCTTATTGAGCTCATCCCTTAATTCATCAATGGTCATATTTGTAGGTTTTACGACAGGTTCTATGAGATTATACTTGCTGTAGTCTTTTGTTACTACATAAGGTTCCAGTTCCTTATATATATCTGCATAAGGCCACGGCGCAATGGCGAGGAAAAAAGCCATGTCGGGATTATAATGTTTTGAAAGTTCAACCGTGGCATTAATGGATTCCTTTGTTTCTTCCGGCATTCCGAGGACAAAGGATGTCTCGGAGATAATATCATGTTGGTTTATCAGGTCAATTGCTAATTTAGATTCCTCCACTTTTATGTCCTTTTTAAACCTGTCCAGCGTTTCCTGACTGGTGGATTCAACGCCTGCATATATATGGGCAATGCCTGCCTCTTTATATTTCCACAGGATATCCTGATCCCTTATAATGTCCTCAACCCTTGTCTCCATGAGAAGCTCTATATCCATTCGCCTTTCTATAAGGAGATAAAGTATCCTTTCCCATCTTATTCTGTCAAAGGTCGGAGTCTCATCAGGAATCATAAACACATTAACACCGTATGTTTTATGGAGATATTCAATTTCTAAAACAAAATTCTCAGGAGACCGTGCCCTCCAGGTGCGGCTCCAGAAAAGCTGCTGTGAGCAGAAACTGCACTGCTGGTTGCATCCCCTTGACGAGCTGACAATGCCGAGTATGGAGTTTTCTTTTGGTCTGTATGAATAAATCTTCCAGTCAATTAAATCCCAGGCTGTGGGCAGAACATCAAGATCTTGTATATATTCCCTCTGAGGAGTTGCAACAGCCCTGCCGTCAGCCCAATATGCTATGCCTTTTACCTTTGAAACATCACCTCTTGCAAAATGGCAGTCAAGGAGTTCGGGAAGCGTCAGTTCGCCCTCGCCTTTTACGATGTAATCCACATAGTTATGATTATTCCTGAGGATTTCTTCCCACATGAATGTGGGATGGACGTTGCCAACAATAGTGACTATCTCGGGATTAATCTTTTTTGATAATCTGCATACTTCAATGCAGTCATTTATAGAGGCTGTAATTGCTGTTGTTGCAACCACATCGGGCTTACTGGTTTGTATTTTTTTAATAATTTCGTCATAAGTATGGAAATAAGACATGGCATCGTATAGCTCCACATCATAACCGGCGTTCCTGAGACTTCCCGCAAGATAAACAAACCCCAGGTTAAGCCATGTGCCTGCTGACTCAACCACGCCTGAGTGATACGGCGGTGTGATAAGCATTACCTTTTTCATTTATTGCCCTTTTCTTCCTTCTTTTTCTCTGTTTTTACTTTTATCTCATTAATGAGCCATTTATTGTCTTTTTTAAGCAAAATATATTCCATCTCGTAATATATGCCTGAAGCAGGCAGAACTGATTGTTTGGTCTCAAGATTCTTGTACTCGTATATCCAATCCTCTAAAGTTATGACATTTGCACTGTTTCCAGATATGGTAATATTTTTGAATTTAATATTTTCAAGCCTGCCGTTCATATACACATTAGAGTCATGCCACGAAGCAATCCAATGATTAAGTTTTTCTCTCTCCTTCTGAACTAATATGTCCTTCATTGGCTCCGTATCGCCGGTCTTTGCAGCCTCAATAAGCATATTGTTGTAACTTATGACCGTATCTTTTATTAAAGTTTTGTCCTTTGCCGTTTCTATTTGAGAGCAGGAAAAAAGACAGGTTAAGGCTAAGGTTATGGTTAAGAAACGAATGATTTTTTTATGAAATTTTTTACATTTATTTTTCTCTTCCATTTTTCTTTTACCTGTCTTTATCAGAAATATGCTGAATGCAGCGATTCCACAGTAAATGGCACAAGATAGATACTAAATATTGACAGCACAAAACAGAACACGAGCATCCATGCGGCTTTTCTGCCCTTCCAGTTAAAAAATAGTCTCGAATGCAGATAAAGCCCATATAGCAGCCATGTTATCAGGGACCATATCTCTACAGTGTCCCATCCCCAGTATCTTCCCCATGCCTGATTTGCCCATATTGCCCCTGCAACAATGGTAATACTCCAAAATATAAAACCAAAACCGACAAACTTATAACTGTAAGCATCAAGCACATTGATAGATGGAAATTTTTTGAAGAATTCAGTTTCACCCTTTTTCTCTTTTAAAAGGTATAGCACCGATGCCCCGAGTGCAATAATCAAAGCGCCCACCGAGAGATGATTGAATGTTACATGGATGACAAGCCATATACCTTTAAGGGATGGAGGCAAACCTTTTATTTCAGGATTCATAAACAGACCGATTGTCATCATCAGAAAGCTCAGCGGCACAACAACAACACCTGCCGGTCTCATTTTCGTGTATCTCAAAGCAGCAATCAGAAACATAACAATAACCACCCATGCATTGGAGGAAAGTATTTCGTATTTCATAAGGTAAGGCCCATGCCCCGTTGCCCACCATCTTAAACCGAGGGCAGCGGAATGGAATAAGAGTCCAAGGAATGTAAAAAACATTGCAGGCTTAATAGTCTTTTCCTTCCGGAAAGAGACACTGTAAGCAAAGAAGATAGTTGAAAGTATATAAAATCCCACAGCTATCCAATGCAGGACAACTTCATATTTCAACATCAATAAATCATCCATCTCCACTCACTCCTAATTCTGCTTTTATATTACTCAACTCTTCTTCAAACATTGCATGGTATCTCTTTGTTGAACCACTTATAGATATTACTGAATCCCCACGGATTCCCAATTGTATCTCTTTATATGGAAGCAGATAATTTATTATCATACCAGTAATAGCAATTACAAATCCTGCATAGGCTATATTTGTTCCGATGTTTTTGGCAAATATCAGGCCGCTCCAACTTCTGATTGCTGCAAACAGTAAGATATCGTTTTTGACTTTTATAGCCTGCCCCGGCATTAAGAGTCCTTCAAACACGGGCGTCTCTCTTTCAATAACTCTAAGGTAAAGAATTGGTTTTGACGGATAGAAAGATGGTTTTGTAATATCAGGATAAAATTTCATATCAAATATATAATCTGTAGTTGCAAAATCAGACCTGCCAATGGCCGGTCTTCCGATTCTGTCAGGCCTATCCAGAAGAAAATGTGTTACAACCTGTTTGCCTGTTGAGCTTTTAAGTAAAAACGACAGGACATAGCCATAATTTGAAGATTGATATATCTTAACACCATTGATATTAAGGGGACTGTTTACAGAGATATTATAGTCTGCAGTAGTATCCCCTTTAGTGACAGCAACAGAGCTTTCCAGTGATTTAATATCGCCCGTATCCCAGTAAGTATGCTGAAATCCGGAAAGATGGATTTTAAAACCGGTGTCAAACCTCTTTGAAAAAAGCCCCATATATTTAACAAGAAAATCTGAATCGCTTCCCGAGAAAACCTCACCCTCCATAACCTGAACAAACCCCCTTTTCTGAAAGGCAAGACCGATGAGCGCCGCAATAATTATCAAGAACAATCCAGAGTGGAATATCACGCCTCCCCATCTGTTGATAGAATGTTTTGAAAATGCCAGTAAGCCCTCACTCCTATTCTTCAGTGCATACCTCTTTTTCTTCATGAATTTTATAAGGCTTTCCCCCGTAACTACTGCTCCTGCCTCTACAGCATCCCAATTAACATTGTCCGGTGCAATAAAGTCTTTTCTTTTCAGATTCCTCTTAACCTGCAAATAGATTGAATACCCCAGCGATAACATAATAATAAAAACAAGCAACAGAAACCATGCGGATGCATAGACCCTGTTAAGCTGAAGGAAATTCACGATGTAAAATGTCTTAGGCGATGTCAACTTCCATGTCTCGAAATAAGAAGGGCTTTTATAGCTGACCTGGGGCACAAGAACACCTATGAAAGTAGCGATCAGGATCAGGATTATCAGGGTAATAACAAATTTTGGTCTGGTTATGGTTGTAAAAAAATGCACATCATTTAATAATTTTACTTCTTTCATTTCTTTCGTCTTTTCGTAAAGCTTTCGGTCTGTAGTAACAAAATTATGGGGTTAACCCGAAGTAAATACAATCAACGCCTTATATACTATTTTGAACAAGCATGTTTGAAACCAAAAATTTATGCTGTAAAACAGCGGATACTCTTTTATGGGTCGGCGCCAGAAATACCACCATGACCGCCGCAATTTGTAGAGCAGTTGCTTTGAGCATAGGTACCGCTCGTTTTTTTAAACCCTGTAACCTTAAGACTATTGCCATTATAATTGTATGGCGAAAGGTCTGTATTATATCCGATGAGCCTTGATCTCTTTGAGCCATGCGGCACTGCCATATGGCAATTAACACAGTATGCCCCCCTTGTAGACATTCCAGAATGGGCGCTATTTTTCCAGCTTCCATCGTATATCGGATGACAGTTCTTGCAGAAAAGGGCTGTATTACTCGTATCAGTTGTATTTAGTGTCCATAGAGTTGAGCCGTCAGACTTTGTAGGCCAGTACTTACCAGTCCCCTTGAGCATATATTTATAACTTGACCCATGGGGACCTTTAGGGTCTCCTGATGCCTCATTATCAGTGCCGTGGCAGTCAGAGCAGTACATAGTCTGATTTCCTACATTTGTTGCCCACGGCGAAGACATCTGTGCTGTTGTCAATGGCTTCGGCGCATAAGAGCCTGTCTGGTTATTTAATGTAACCACAACAGGATGGGCTGACTTGTTGTTCGGATTGAATTCCATTGCCTGATCCGTTACTGTCACGCCTGATGCAGTTGTGTATGTTGTAATCCCATCACCGTCCCTCAATGCCCAGTATGAATGGCACTTAAAGCATATCTGGTATTCGTATGTTGAGGACTCCTGCGTAGTAAAGGTTGTAGGCACTGTCCATATTGCCGGCCATGTAGGTTCAACGCCTGTTACGCCGGTAAGGGCTCCTGATTTTGCTGTCTGGTTGGATTTATTATCAACAGTAGTTGGATACCATGCGGCTGTCCCCACACGGGCAGGTGTATTCTTTGCCTTGTGCGGATTATGACAGTCAACGCACTCAGCATGTCTTGAGTCCGACCACTGAAGACCCTTGCCGGCAGCCGTAGGATAGAGAACATCAAGGTTCGTATGAACCCCTGAGATTGTTGTTGTCGGATGCTTGTATGTCCGTGTTATAACTGTCTGTATCCTGTTTGTTGTTGCTGAAGCGCTTGAGCCGTGACATGCTGTCTCAGTAGTCAAGCCGGATGCTCCCTGAAAACATGTGGTCTCTTCAGCCTGCCTTAATAGATAAGGCGCGCCGAGGCCTTTGTGCGGCCTGTGGCAGTTCATACAGACAAGGGATGATATGGTGCCTGCATCAAATGTGGTATTAACAGTTGCATCTGAATAAGCATTTGCGGCGGTCTGGTGGATACTTCCAGTCCAGCCTGTCTTTGAATGGCAGGCGCTGCATGTATTGCTTATCTTGGCTGCAAGGGTGCCTCCAGTGGTATCTCTTAAAAATTTCTGCTTACTGTATCCAGTATCTATATGGGGATCATGACAAGATGAACACTCAACATAGTTCTTGGCGCTTATACTATAGAGTTTCATAGCCGTAGATGTCGGATTCGATATAAGTTCTATGCTCCTTGAGCCTGAACCGAAGGAAATTGTTATTGCCGAGTTATACTCGATGCCAACAGGATGGTGTTTTGTGAGGTCTGTGCCTATATAGCCGGCCGCAGTTGTGGGCATCTTATCTGCGGTAACGCCTGACATGGCAATTACATTGTTTCCAAGGATTGTTCCTCTTACCAAATAAATCGCTCCGACAGCAACCGTGCCGTCATGGCAGCTCAGACATTGCCTTGAAAGCATTCCCGGCTCTCCAGTAGCAGCGCCAAGCCCTGATGGGACTGTATAACCTGCCCTTGTCAGATAGTCACTGTTATACATGGTATAGCCGGTAGTCGGCATATCATGATTCCACAATGGCCTGCCTGCTTGGGCATTATGGGGTATGTGGCAAAACACGCATATCTCTGTCTCAGAGCCCGCTGGTATAGGGGCTGGTTGGGTTACCTGGGCTTTTATGGTAGCAGTAGGAGGCGCCGATGTCGACATATTGTGAACTGTGTTTGAAATCCCAGCATAAGAAAAATAGGCAAAGGTTAAGGTGAAGGCAAGGAAAACCAATAAAATTAAGAAGATATTTGCCTGTTTCTGAATAAGGCGTTTCATATACTCCCCTCTTTA
Protein-coding regions in this window:
- a CDS encoding cobalamin B12-binding domain-containing protein, which translates into the protein MKKVMLITPPYHSGVVESAGTWLNLGFVYLAGSLRNAGYDVELYDAMSYFHTYDEIIKKIQTSKPDVVATTAITASINDCIEVCRLSKKINPEIVTIVGNVHPTFMWEEILRNNHNYVDYIVKGEGELTLPELLDCHFARGDVSKVKGIAYWADGRAVATPQREYIQDLDVLPTAWDLIDWKIYSYRPKENSILGIVSSSRGCNQQCSFCSQQLFWSRTWRARSPENFVLEIEYLHKTYGVNVFMIPDETPTFDRIRWERILYLLIERRMDIELLMETRVEDIIRDQDILWKYKEAGIAHIYAGVESTSQETLDRFKKDIKVEESKLAIDLINQHDIISETSFVLGMPEETKESINATVELSKHYNPDMAFFLAIAPWPYADIYKELEPYVVTKDYSKYNLIEPVVKPTNMTIDELRDELNKATRIFYMDKFSKLKSMTVFKRDYMTAVMKLLMEHSCIGSQIKSIHASMPEEMKRFITDFAENFSPIP
- the ccsA gene encoding cytochrome c biogenesis protein CcsA yields the protein MDDLLMLKYEVVLHWIAVGFYILSTIFFAYSVSFRKEKTIKPAMFFTFLGLLFHSAALGLRWWATGHGPYLMKYEILSSNAWVVIVMFLIAALRYTKMRPAGVVVVPLSFLMMTIGLFMNPEIKGLPPSLKGIWLVIHVTFNHLSVGALIIALGASVLYLLKEKKGETEFFKKFPSINVLDAYSYKFVGFGFIFWSITIVAGAIWANQAWGRYWGWDTVEIWSLITWLLYGLYLHSRLFFNWKGRKAAWMLVFCFVLSIFSIYLVPFTVESLHSAYF
- a CDS encoding cytochrome c biogenesis protein ResB, producing the protein MKEVKLLNDVHFFTTITRPKFVITLIILILIATFIGVLVPQVSYKSPSYFETWKLTSPKTFYIVNFLQLNRVYASAWFLLLVFIIMLSLGYSIYLQVKRNLKRKDFIAPDNVNWDAVEAGAVVTGESLIKFMKKKRYALKNRSEGLLAFSKHSINRWGGVIFHSGLFLIIIAALIGLAFQKRGFVQVMEGEVFSGSDSDFLVKYMGLFSKRFDTGFKIHLSGFQHTYWDTGDIKSLESSVAVTKGDTTADYNISVNSPLNINGVKIYQSSNYGYVLSFLLKSSTGKQVVTHFLLDRPDRIGRPAIGRSDFATTDYIFDMKFYPDITKPSFYPSKPILYLRVIERETPVFEGLLMPGQAIKVKNDILLFAAIRSWSGLIFAKNIGTNIAYAGFVIAITGMIINYLLPYKEIQLGIRGDSVISISGSTKRYHAMFEEELSNIKAELGVSGDG
- a CDS encoding cytochrome C, producing MKRLIQKQANIFLILLVFLAFTLTFAYFSYAGISNTVHNMSTSAPPTATIKAQVTQPAPIPAGSETEICVFCHIPHNAQAGRPLWNHDMPTTGYTMYNSDYLTRAGYTVPSGLGAATGEPGMLSRQCLSCHDGTVAVGAIYLVRGTILGNNVIAMSGVTADKMPTTAAGYIGTDLTKHHPVGIEYNSAITISFGSGSRSIELISNPTSTAMKLYSISAKNYVECSSCHDPHIDTGYSKQKFLRDTTGGTLAAKISNTCSACHSKTGWTGSIHQTAANAYSDATVNTTFDAGTISSLVCMNCHRPHKGLGAPYLLRQAEETTCFQGASGLTTETACHGSSASATTNRIQTVITRTYKHPTTTISGVHTNLDVLYPTAAGKGLQWSDSRHAECVDCHNPHKAKNTPARVGTAAWYPTTVDNKSNQTAKSGALTGVTGVEPTWPAIWTVPTTFTTQESSTYEYQICFKCHSYWALRDGDGITTYTTASGVTVTDQAMEFNPNNKSAHPVVVTLNNQTGSYAPKPLTTAQMSSPWATNVGNQTMYCSDCHGTDNEASGDPKGPHGSSYKYMLKGTGKYWPTKSDGSTLWTLNTTDTSNTALFCKNCHPIYDGSWKNSAHSGMSTRGAYCVNCHMAVPHGSKRSRLIGYNTDLSPYNYNGNSLKVTGFKKTSGTYAQSNCSTNCGGHGGISGADP